From the Thermovirga lienii DSM 17291 genome, one window contains:
- a CDS encoding protein of unknown function DUF1009 (PFAM: Protein of unknown function (DUF1009)~COGs: COG3494 conserved hypothetical protein~InterPro IPR010415~KEGG: tai:Taci_1287 protein of unknown function DUF1009~PFAM: protein of unknown function DUF1009~SPTR: Putative uncharacterized protein): MFSERIALIAGGGALPLEILGRLQGKIAVVYSLNEGLSSGESVPETTEVIKMVSPDLEWLLRDLERRNIRKLLMAGYVPKKLMYMPEALDPALRAVIGKLASRDDHSLLGAIVAAIESHGVEVMPYRDVILDILAPVGVIAGRNPTEEEKDDIAWGVEIIRRLLPLSFGQTIVVKSRSVVAVEAMEGTDRTIERAGTLVKGGVVIKMMRPDQDERYDLPTIGPTTLEAMAKGGLSCLAVEAGRTIILEKEKTFDIAEKSGIAVWGIG; encoded by the coding sequence TTGTTCTCTGAAAGGATTGCGTTGATTGCAGGTGGGGGTGCTCTGCCTTTGGAGATACTTGGCAGGCTGCAGGGCAAGATAGCTGTCGTCTATTCATTGAACGAGGGGCTATCCAGTGGAGAGAGTGTCCCTGAAACCACAGAGGTTATAAAGATGGTCTCGCCCGATCTGGAGTGGCTTTTGAGGGACCTAGAGAGAAGGAACATAAGGAAACTTTTGATGGCAGGTTACGTTCCCAAGAAACTCATGTATATGCCAGAGGCTCTGGACCCTGCCCTTCGGGCCGTCATCGGTAAACTTGCATCCAGGGACGATCATAGCCTTTTGGGAGCTATCGTGGCGGCCATAGAGTCTCATGGAGTCGAGGTGATGCCCTATAGGGATGTAATCTTGGATATATTGGCTCCTGTTGGTGTGATAGCTGGCCGTAACCCGACGGAGGAGGAAAAGGACGACATAGCATGGGGGGTAGAAATAATTAGACGCCTTTTGCCCTTGTCCTTTGGCCAGACTATAGTTGTGAAAAGCCGTTCAGTCGTCGCCGTGGAGGCCATGGAGGGTACCGACAGGACCATAGAGCGGGCGGGCACCCTTGTCAAAGGTGGAGTCGTAATAAAGATGATGCGGCCAGACCAGGACGAGCGGTATGACCTTCCCACCATAGGCCCGACCACGCTGGAGGCCATGGCTAAGGGAGGGCTTTCCTGTCTTGCAGTGGAGGCAGGAAGGACTATAATCCTGGAGAAAGAGAAAACATTTGATATCGCCGAAAAATCGGGGATTGCCGTTTGGGGGATAGGCTAA
- a CDS encoding lipid-A-disaccharide synthase (PFAM: Lipid-A-disaccharide synthetase~TIGRFAM: lipid-A-disaccharide synthase~COGs: COG0763 Lipid A disaccharide synthetase~InterPro IPR003835~KEGG: aco:Amico_1498 lipid-A-disaccharide synthase~PFAM: glycosyl transferase family 19~PRIAM: Lipid-A-disaccharide synthase~SPTR: Lipid-A-disaccharide synthase;~TIGRFAM: lipid-A-disaccharide synthase), whose translation MSIFLSCGEASGDYYVAKLAARLRQKGFSGKMWGLVGPQSEASGVEKTWSMGELQLMGIGEVLSSIPRLFSLKKQIENRIIQEAPRAVVVVDSPDFHLRLLEGLRSKGYGGKVVYLCPPTVWAWRSWRVKKLRKLCDLCLPLFGFEHQFLSERGVKSLWVGHPFLDEFDLNSRFFPSFDPEKKDKVIGLLPGSRPSEVNKIFPVLLEVAHKLELEGFVPVFSIAPNLSEEMKDYVRSRSRPFEAYSGPGAELIERSDAVVGASGTVAVEALLRKRFMVVLYKASWSSWLAYKIFVKTPWISIPNILAGKMVFPELLQKNATASAVLEHLLPYLKDSAYRGKVHEFMDRACDKLGRPGALDLWAEEVLKGVER comes from the coding sequence ATGTCGATCTTTCTTAGCTGCGGCGAGGCCTCGGGGGACTATTACGTTGCCAAGCTTGCCGCCAGGCTAAGACAAAAAGGGTTCAGCGGTAAGATGTGGGGCCTTGTGGGTCCTCAGAGCGAAGCCTCAGGCGTGGAAAAGACCTGGTCCATGGGAGAGCTTCAACTTATGGGGATAGGAGAGGTTCTCTCGTCCATCCCCAGGCTCTTTTCCCTTAAGAAGCAGATAGAAAACCGTATTATCCAAGAAGCTCCAAGGGCTGTGGTAGTAGTGGACAGCCCTGATTTTCATTTGAGGCTCCTGGAGGGGCTGCGATCCAAAGGGTACGGTGGAAAAGTTGTATATTTGTGCCCGCCAACCGTTTGGGCTTGGAGGAGTTGGAGGGTCAAGAAGCTGAGAAAGTTATGTGACCTCTGTCTTCCCCTTTTTGGCTTTGAACATCAGTTCTTGTCGGAAAGGGGAGTTAAAAGCCTTTGGGTGGGCCATCCTTTCCTGGATGAGTTTGATTTGAACAGTAGGTTTTTCCCGTCCTTTGACCCGGAGAAAAAGGACAAAGTTATAGGCCTTTTGCCTGGGAGCAGGCCATCGGAGGTAAACAAGATATTTCCTGTCCTGTTGGAGGTTGCCCACAAGCTTGAGCTTGAGGGTTTTGTGCCTGTTTTTTCAATTGCTCCTAACCTGTCGGAAGAAATGAAAGATTACGTTAGATCCAGGTCAAGGCCCTTTGAGGCCTACTCGGGGCCTGGAGCTGAGTTGATAGAACGTTCTGATGCCGTGGTCGGGGCGAGCGGTACTGTAGCAGTTGAAGCTCTTTTGCGAAAGAGGTTCATGGTGGTGTTATATAAGGCCTCTTGGTCTTCGTGGCTGGCTTATAAAATCTTCGTCAAGACTCCCTGGATAAGCATACCCAACATATTGGCTGGAAAGATGGTGTTTCCCGAGCTGCTGCAGAAGAATGCCACAGCTAGTGCTGTTTTGGAACACCTTTTGCCTTATCTTAAGGACTCTGCCTACAGGGGCAAAGTGCACGAGTTCATGGATAGAGCCTGCGACAAGTTGGGCCGGCCGGGCGCACTGGATTTGTGGGCAGAAGAGGTATTGAAGGGTGTTGAGCGATGA
- a CDS encoding hypothetical protein (PFAM: Lipid-A-disaccharide synthetase~COGs: COG0763 Lipid A disaccharide synthetase~KEGG: aco:Amico_1497 hypothetical protein~SPTR: Putative uncharacterized protein), whose product MKEVLLLANGPGELWCWVRPMVKVLKAKGYRVKIGLLPCQFSSGEESRIASSLGADEVKGPSFFVKSALDMLRDSSDLVFQLGGDLVYGLLASRGKRPFFCYTYGPKPFMEKADVVMTAWDFPLVPGRVVVGDLVADALDMDEGASPWKKEGALRLVFFPGSRPGIRKASLRFLSEVKGTLEALLDNVEVVTALSPFAAHSEIEAWEKEGLNPSLSGTRVVLEGADLALTQPGTNTLELMHVGVPAVVAVPFYFLEHVPLGGLKGIILQTPLLGRMIKDKVLRKASERRGFLAWPNRIAKEMIMKEVVGDVTPADLAKLLAKLLLDERQRLCQRERLRALSKPYGAAENILSIIEERIG is encoded by the coding sequence ATGAAGGAAGTGCTTTTGTTGGCCAATGGGCCAGGGGAGCTTTGGTGTTGGGTAAGGCCCATGGTCAAGGTGTTGAAGGCTAAGGGATACAGGGTGAAAATTGGGCTTTTGCCCTGCCAGTTCTCTTCGGGGGAGGAATCAAGAATAGCGAGCAGTCTTGGAGCCGATGAAGTTAAGGGGCCCTCTTTCTTTGTAAAGAGCGCCTTGGATATGTTGAGGGATTCTTCAGATCTGGTGTTTCAACTTGGAGGGGACCTTGTGTATGGCCTTTTGGCTTCCAGGGGTAAAAGGCCCTTTTTCTGCTATACTTATGGACCCAAACCTTTTATGGAAAAGGCTGACGTTGTCATGACAGCCTGGGATTTCCCTTTGGTTCCGGGGAGGGTCGTCGTAGGAGATCTGGTGGCCGATGCCTTGGACATGGATGAAGGAGCTTCTCCCTGGAAGAAGGAAGGGGCTTTACGCCTTGTGTTCTTTCCTGGCAGCAGGCCGGGGATAAGGAAGGCCTCCTTGAGGTTCCTTTCGGAGGTGAAAGGTACTTTGGAGGCCTTGTTGGATAACGTGGAAGTAGTGACTGCTCTCTCTCCCTTTGCAGCCCACTCGGAGATTGAGGCGTGGGAGAAGGAGGGGTTGAATCCTTCCCTCTCTGGCACTAGGGTGGTGTTAGAGGGGGCAGATCTTGCGCTGACTCAGCCGGGAACCAACACACTGGAGTTGATGCATGTTGGGGTTCCTGCAGTGGTTGCCGTGCCCTTTTATTTTTTGGAACATGTTCCCCTTGGAGGGTTGAAGGGAATAATCCTTCAGACGCCTCTTTTGGGGAGAATGATAAAGGATAAAGTATTGAGAAAAGCCTCCGAGAGGAGGGGCTTTCTTGCTTGGCCCAACAGGATTGCCAAAGAGATGATAATGAAGGAAGTGGTGGGCGACGTTACTCCTGCTGATCTGGCAAAGCTTCTTGCAAAGCTTCTTTTGGACGAACGGCAGAGGCTTTGCCAGAGAGAGCGTCTGAGAGCCCTTTCGAAACCATATGGGGCTGCAGAAAACATATTATCCATTATCGAAGAGAGGATCGGCTAG